A window from Plectropomus leopardus isolate mb chromosome 3, YSFRI_Pleo_2.0, whole genome shotgun sequence encodes these proteins:
- the ccn1 gene encoding CCN family member 1, whose translation MLMLTVVVIFLGSLNLAFSSPSSSCPSVCECPLEMPKCAPGVSVVLDGCGCCKVCARQLNEDCSLTEPCDHTKGLECNFGASFAAATTRGICRAKSEGRPCEYNSRIYQNGESFQPNCKHQCTCIDGAVGCVPLCPQELSLPNLGCANPRLVKVAGQCCEEWVCDDGKETDILEKIFGKDMLTDESERDLTNRNELIAIVKGGLKSLPAFRPQPEVHMFDSQKCIVQTTPWSQCSKSCGTGISTRVTNNNSECKLVKETRICEVRPCTQSPYSSLKKGKKCSRTKKSSQPVKFTYAGCSSLKKYRPKYCGACVDGRCCSPHDTRTIRVKFRCEDGETFNKNIMMIESCKCTYNCPHANEASYPFYRLSNDIHKFRD comes from the exons ATGCTGATGCTTACTGTTGTCGTTATCTTCCTTGGAAGCCTCAATTTG GctttctcctccccctcctcctcgtGCCCCTCCGTGTGTGAGTGTCCGCTGGAGATGCCCAAGTGCGCACCCGGCGTGAGCGTCGTCCTGGATGGCTGCGGCTGCTGCAAAGTTTGCGCCAGGCAGCTGAACGAGGACTGCAGCCTGACCGAGCCTTGTGACCACACTAAAGGACTGGAGTGTAACTTTGGGGCCAGTtttgctgctgctactactcGTGGCATCTGTCGAG CAAAGTCAGAGGGCAGACCTTGTGAGTACAACAGCAGGATCTACCAGAATGGAGAGAGCTTCCAGCCCAACTGTAAACACCAGTGCACATGCATCGATGGGGCAGTGGGATGTGTCCCGCTGTGCCCACAGGAGCTCTCCCTGCCCAACCTGGGCTGTGCCAACCCTAGACTGGTCAAGGTAGCAGGCCAGTGCTGCGAAGAGTGGGTGTGCGATGATGGCAAGGAGACAGACATCCTGGAGAAAATCTTTGGCAAAGACATGCTGACTGATGAGTCTGAAAGGGACCTCACCAACAGGAATGAGCTCATTGCCATTGTGAAGGGAGGACTCAAGTCTCTACCTG CCTTCAGACCACAACCTGAAGTCCACATGTTTGACAGCCAGAAGTGCATCGTCCAAACCACGCCCTGGTCCCAGTGCTCCAAGAGCTGTGGAACAGGCATCTCCACCAGAGTCACCAACAACAACAGCGAGTGCAAGCTGGTCAAAGAGACAAGAATCTGTGAAGTGCGGCCATGCACCCAGTCACCTTACTCCAGTCTGAAG AAAGGCAAGAAGTGCAGCAGAACCAAGAAGTCAAGCCAGCCGGTGAAGTTCACCTACGCCGGCTGCTCCAGCCTGAAGAAATACAGGCCCAAGTACTGCGGCGCCTGCGTCGACGGCCGCTGCTGCAGCCCCCACGACACCAGAACCATCCGCGTCAAGTTCCGCTGCGAGGACGGCGAGACCTTCAACAAGAACATCATGATGATTGAGTCCTGCAAGTGCACCTACAACTGTCCCCATGCCAACGAAGCCTCCTACCCCTTTTACCGCCTCTCCAATGACATCCACAAGTTCAGAGACTGA